A window from Drosophila simulans strain w501 chromosome 4, Prin_Dsim_3.1, whole genome shotgun sequence encodes these proteins:
- the LOC6724743 gene encoding paired box protein Pax-2-A isoform X1 gives MLIMDIQTSSHHIHGLGTHELQHRILQPHILHSTQEETLNTSTGQLEHDSQHLQQHHLTHHQQQNVSPTLHNLQNNRTGDNLSTTINTNQNQHGHQQLSGRNMYTSPQLEDKSKANKFDEYSNRTLSTISDANTTTSANNFITQSQGIEWITAMNDIQSGAEDSHSSQGSISGDGHGGVNQLGGVFVNGRPLPDVVRQRIVELAHNGVRPCDISRQLRVSHGCVSKILSRYYETGSFKAGVIGGSKPKVATPPVVDAIANYKRENPTMFAWEIRDRLLAEAICSQDNVPSVSSINRIVRNKAAEKAKHVHHHQQHHVSQSLGGGHIATESLDSSSGTIGEPQPPTSNSSANSVNTNVSASASVHASIPTSGTDSVQVSVGHINANSNETTHINLTTEQRTTGYSINGILGIQHGHHSHNNNNNSSVNNNNNTESSCKRKRIEAHDENHDTNIHSDNDDGKRQRMSTYSGDQLYTNIWSGKWCIKDDHKLLAELGNLTAGTGNCPATYYEASNGFSTTPISGSGPTASGSDTSMLYDSITTISQTQSSIYTPAIGPSIGAGSLTPLVPISMHEMKLSANSIQEQTVPPFYTALAFDGNYTSMTTLEPCSSLVGQEHILMPENSDSTTLCPISTRTVPDITETNSTRIKETLTNSDGGSEDNNKEPEKSNSNSQSSDHIVLPHLHHIGEEQLRGNRRSHLNTSTHPSSLILLQPSGGNINPSENRLDVEPNLSNNVGLYSTPTVLPSFNHYSAGCSSVVPGSDYAYNPAYTQYGGAYGSYGYGTGSGLINSSYYYESGQTQSPLTQDLRSPLVATRANSLASAASPGSGSACTKSESSDIFLA, from the exons ATGCTTATAATGGATATACAGACATCGTCACATCATATCCACGGGCTCGGGACACATGAGCTCCAACATCGTATTTTACAGCCACACATTCTACATTCAACTCAAGAAGAAACCCTTAATACAAGTACAGGCCAGCTGGAGCACGATTCGCAGCATCTGCAACAACATCACCTCACTCATCATCAGCAACAGAACGTTTCACCGactttgcataatttacaaaacaaCCGCACTGGTGATAACCTGAGCACTACTATTAATACTAATCAAAATCAGCATGGTCATCAACAACTTTCCGGAAGAAACATGTATACCTCGCCCCAATTGGAAGATAAGTCAAAAG CGAACAAGTTTGATGAGTATTCAAACAGGACACTGAGCACCATTTCGGATGCCAATACGACGACATCTGCAAACAATTTCATAACACAATCCCAAGGAATAGAGTGGATAACAGCCATGAATGATATTCAAAGCGGGGCAG AAGACTCACACAGTTCGCAGGGCAGTATTTCGGGAGATG GTCATGGAGGCGTTAATCAACTTGGTGGCGTATTCGTTAATGGTCGCCCACTTCCCGATGTCGTTCGTCAGCGTATTGTGGAGCTGGCCCACAATGGGGTCCGCCCATGTGACATATCACGTCAATTACGGGTTAGTCACGGTTGTGTGTCTAAAATACTTTCAAG ATATTATGAGACTGGTAGTTTTAAAGCTGGTGTTATTGGCGGGTCCAAGCCAAAAGTGGCCACTCCTCCGGTTGTAGATGCAATAGCAAACTATAAACGCGAAAATCCCACAATGTTTGCTTGGGAGATACGAGATCGACTTTTGGCAGAAGCTATATGCTCCCAAGATAATGTTCCCAGCGTTTCTTCGATAAATCG AATTGTAAGGAATAAAGCCGCCGAGAAAGCCAAACACGTacatcatcaccagcagcatcaTGTTTCTCAGAGTCTGGGTGGGGGACATATTGCCACGGAAAGTCTTGACAGCAGCTCAGGAACAATCGGGGAACCGCAGCCACCAACTAGTAATAGCAGTGCTAATTCTGTTAACACAAACGTATCGGCGTCGGCGAGTGTACACGCATCTATTCCAACGTCTGGCACTGATTCTGTCCAAGTTTCAGTCGGTCATATCAACGCCAATAGCAATGAAACCACCCATATAAACTTAACGACTGAACAAAGAACGACTGGATATAGCATAAATGGAATATTGGGAATACAACATGGACACCATTctcacaacaacaataacaacagtagcgtaaacaataacaataatacgGAATCAAGTTGTAAACGCAAAAGAATTGAAGCACATG ATGAGAACCATGACACAAATATACATTCCGATAATGATGATGGAAAACGGCAACGTATGTCAACGTACAGTGGCGATCAACTTTATACCAAT ATTTGGTCAGGAAAATGGTGTATAAAAGATGACCATAAGCTACTTGCCGAGCTAGGCAATTTGACAGCAGGCACCGGAAATTGTCCCGCAACCTACTATGAAGCATCTAACGGATTTTCAACCACCCCGATATCAGGATCTGGTCCCACAGCTTCTGGCAGCGATACGTCTATGCTCTACGACAGTATTACAACGATTTCGCAAACTCAAAGTTCCATTTATACACCAGCAATCGGACCTTCAATTG GAGCAGGTTCGCTTACCCCTTTAGTTCCTATTAGTATGCATGAAATGAAGCTTAGCGCAAATTCAATACAGGAACAAACAGTCCCTCCCTTTTATACAG CTCTAGCATTTGACGGAAACTACACATCAATGACCACTTTGGAACCTTGTTCATCCTTAGTCGGGCAAGAACACATTTTAATGCCCGAAAACTCGGATTCGACTACCCTTTGCCCGATTAGTACTAGGACAGTGCCAGACATTACGGAAACTAATAGTACTCGTATTAAAGAGACCCTGACGAATAGTGATGGAGGCAGCGAAGATAATAATAAGGAACCTGAAAAGTCTAACTCTAATTCGCAATCCAGTGATCATATTGTCTTGCCACATCTGCATCATATAGGAGAAGAGCAATTAAGAGGAAATAGACGATCACACTTAAACACAAGCACGCATCCATCTTCTCTAATACTTCTGCAGCCGAGCGGAGGAAATATCAACCCGTCTGAAAATCGATTAGATGTTGAGCCCAATCTAAGTAATAACGTAGGCCTTTATTCAACACCTACAGTGCTACCAAGTTTTAATCACTACTCCGCAG GCTGCAGCTCGGTTGTACCCGGTTCAGATTACGCCTACAATCCTGCATATACACAGTATGGCGGAGCTTACGGATCCTATGGTTACGGCACTGGAAGTGGCTtgataa ATTCATCCTACTACTACGAAAGCGGACAAACACAATCACCATTAACACAAGATCTGCGTTCACCTTTAGTAGCAACACGCGCAAACTCTCTAGCATCAGCTGCATCACCCGGAAGCGGCAGTGCGTGCACAAAATCCGAATCATCGGACATTTTTCTTGCTTAA
- the LOC6724743 gene encoding paired box protein Pax-2-A isoform X5 yields MLIMDIQTSSHHIHGLGTHELQHRILQPHILHSTQEETLNTSTGQLEHDSQHLQQHHLTHHQQQNVSPTLHNLQNNRTGDNLSTTINTNQNQHGHQQLSGRNMYTSPQLEDKSKANKFDEYSNRTLSTISDANTTTSANNFITQSQGIEWITAMNDIQSGAEDSHSSQGSISGDGHGGVNQLGGVFVNGRPLPDVVRQRIVELAHNGVRPCDISRQLRVSHGCVSKILSRYYETGSFKAGVIGGSKPKVATPPVVDAIANYKRENPTMFAWEIRDRLLAEAICSQDNVPSVSSINRIVRNKAAEKAKHVHHHQQHHVSQSLGGGHIATESLDSSSGTIGEPQPPTSNSSANSVNTNVSASASVHASIPTSGTDSVQVSVGHINANSNETTHINLTTEQRTTGYSINGILGIQHGHHSHNNNNNSSVNNNNNTESSCKRKRIEAHDENHDTNIHSDNDDGKRQRMSTYSGDQLYTNIWSGKWCIKDDHKLLAELGNLTAGTGNCPATYYEASNGFSTTPISGSGPTASGSDTSMLYDSITTISQTQSSIYTPAIGPSIGAGSLTPLVPISMHEMKLSANSIQEQTVPPFYTGEEQLRGNRRSHLNTSTHPSSLILLQPSGGNINPSENRLDVEPNLSNNVGLYSTPTVLPSFNHYSAGCSSVVPGSDYAYNPAYTQYGGAYGSYGYGTGSGLINSSYYYESGQTQSPLTQDLRSPLVATRANSLASAASPGSGSACTKSESSDIFLA; encoded by the exons ATGCTTATAATGGATATACAGACATCGTCACATCATATCCACGGGCTCGGGACACATGAGCTCCAACATCGTATTTTACAGCCACACATTCTACATTCAACTCAAGAAGAAACCCTTAATACAAGTACAGGCCAGCTGGAGCACGATTCGCAGCATCTGCAACAACATCACCTCACTCATCATCAGCAACAGAACGTTTCACCGactttgcataatttacaaaacaaCCGCACTGGTGATAACCTGAGCACTACTATTAATACTAATCAAAATCAGCATGGTCATCAACAACTTTCCGGAAGAAACATGTATACCTCGCCCCAATTGGAAGATAAGTCAAAAG CGAACAAGTTTGATGAGTATTCAAACAGGACACTGAGCACCATTTCGGATGCCAATACGACGACATCTGCAAACAATTTCATAACACAATCCCAAGGAATAGAGTGGATAACAGCCATGAATGATATTCAAAGCGGGGCAG AAGACTCACACAGTTCGCAGGGCAGTATTTCGGGAGATG GTCATGGAGGCGTTAATCAACTTGGTGGCGTATTCGTTAATGGTCGCCCACTTCCCGATGTCGTTCGTCAGCGTATTGTGGAGCTGGCCCACAATGGGGTCCGCCCATGTGACATATCACGTCAATTACGGGTTAGTCACGGTTGTGTGTCTAAAATACTTTCAAG ATATTATGAGACTGGTAGTTTTAAAGCTGGTGTTATTGGCGGGTCCAAGCCAAAAGTGGCCACTCCTCCGGTTGTAGATGCAATAGCAAACTATAAACGCGAAAATCCCACAATGTTTGCTTGGGAGATACGAGATCGACTTTTGGCAGAAGCTATATGCTCCCAAGATAATGTTCCCAGCGTTTCTTCGATAAATCG AATTGTAAGGAATAAAGCCGCCGAGAAAGCCAAACACGTacatcatcaccagcagcatcaTGTTTCTCAGAGTCTGGGTGGGGGACATATTGCCACGGAAAGTCTTGACAGCAGCTCAGGAACAATCGGGGAACCGCAGCCACCAACTAGTAATAGCAGTGCTAATTCTGTTAACACAAACGTATCGGCGTCGGCGAGTGTACACGCATCTATTCCAACGTCTGGCACTGATTCTGTCCAAGTTTCAGTCGGTCATATCAACGCCAATAGCAATGAAACCACCCATATAAACTTAACGACTGAACAAAGAACGACTGGATATAGCATAAATGGAATATTGGGAATACAACATGGACACCATTctcacaacaacaataacaacagtagcgtaaacaataacaataatacgGAATCAAGTTGTAAACGCAAAAGAATTGAAGCACATG ATGAGAACCATGACACAAATATACATTCCGATAATGATGATGGAAAACGGCAACGTATGTCAACGTACAGTGGCGATCAACTTTATACCAAT ATTTGGTCAGGAAAATGGTGTATAAAAGATGACCATAAGCTACTTGCCGAGCTAGGCAATTTGACAGCAGGCACCGGAAATTGTCCCGCAACCTACTATGAAGCATCTAACGGATTTTCAACCACCCCGATATCAGGATCTGGTCCCACAGCTTCTGGCAGCGATACGTCTATGCTCTACGACAGTATTACAACGATTTCGCAAACTCAAAGTTCCATTTATACACCAGCAATCGGACCTTCAATTG GAGCAGGTTCGCTTACCCCTTTAGTTCCTATTAGTATGCATGAAATGAAGCTTAGCGCAAATTCAATACAGGAACAAACAGTCCCTCCCTTTTATACAG GAGAAGAGCAATTAAGAGGAAATAGACGATCACACTTAAACACAAGCACGCATCCATCTTCTCTAATACTTCTGCAGCCGAGCGGAGGAAATATCAACCCGTCTGAAAATCGATTAGATGTTGAGCCCAATCTAAGTAATAACGTAGGCCTTTATTCAACACCTACAGTGCTACCAAGTTTTAATCACTACTCCGCAG GCTGCAGCTCGGTTGTACCCGGTTCAGATTACGCCTACAATCCTGCATATACACAGTATGGCGGAGCTTACGGATCCTATGGTTACGGCACTGGAAGTGGCTtgataa ATTCATCCTACTACTACGAAAGCGGACAAACACAATCACCATTAACACAAGATCTGCGTTCACCTTTAGTAGCAACACGCGCAAACTCTCTAGCATCAGCTGCATCACCCGGAAGCGGCAGTGCGTGCACAAAATCCGAATCATCGGACATTTTTCTTGCTTAA
- the LOC6724743 gene encoding paired box protein Pax-2-A isoform X2, with amino-acid sequence MLIMDIQTSSHHIHGLGTHELQHRILQPHILHSTQEETLNTSTGQLEHDSQHLQQHHLTHHQQQNVSPTLHNLQNNRTGDNLSTTINTNQNQHGHQQLSGRNMYTSPQLEDKSKANKFDEYSNRTLSTISDANTTTSANNFITQSQGIEWITAMNDIQSGAEDSHSSQGSISGDGHGGVNQLGGVFVNGRPLPDVVRQRIVELAHNGVRPCDISRQLRVSHGCVSKILSRYYETGSFKAGVIGGSKPKVATPPVVDAIANYKRENPTMFAWEIRDRLLAEAICSQDNVPSVSSINRIVRNKAAEKAKHVHHHQQHHVSQSLGGGHIATESLDSSSGTIGEPQPPTSNSSANSVNTNVSASASVHASIPTSGTDSVQVSVGHINANSNETTHINLTTEQRTTGYSINGILGIQHGHHSHNNNNNSSVNNNNNTESSCKRKRIEAHDENHDTNIHSDNDDGKRQRMSTYSGDQLYTNIWSGKWCIKDDHKLLAELGNLTAGTGNCPATYYEASNGFSTTPISGSGPTASGSDTSMLYDSITTISQTQSSIYTPAIGPSIGSLTPLVPISMHEMKLSANSIQEQTVPPFYTALAFDGNYTSMTTLEPCSSLVGQEHILMPENSDSTTLCPISTRTVPDITETNSTRIKETLTNSDGGSEDNNKEPEKSNSNSQSSDHIVLPHLHHIGEEQLRGNRRSHLNTSTHPSSLILLQPSGGNINPSENRLDVEPNLSNNVGLYSTPTVLPSFNHYSAGCSSVVPGSDYAYNPAYTQYGGAYGSYGYGTGSGLINSSYYYESGQTQSPLTQDLRSPLVATRANSLASAASPGSGSACTKSESSDIFLA; translated from the exons ATGCTTATAATGGATATACAGACATCGTCACATCATATCCACGGGCTCGGGACACATGAGCTCCAACATCGTATTTTACAGCCACACATTCTACATTCAACTCAAGAAGAAACCCTTAATACAAGTACAGGCCAGCTGGAGCACGATTCGCAGCATCTGCAACAACATCACCTCACTCATCATCAGCAACAGAACGTTTCACCGactttgcataatttacaaaacaaCCGCACTGGTGATAACCTGAGCACTACTATTAATACTAATCAAAATCAGCATGGTCATCAACAACTTTCCGGAAGAAACATGTATACCTCGCCCCAATTGGAAGATAAGTCAAAAG CGAACAAGTTTGATGAGTATTCAAACAGGACACTGAGCACCATTTCGGATGCCAATACGACGACATCTGCAAACAATTTCATAACACAATCCCAAGGAATAGAGTGGATAACAGCCATGAATGATATTCAAAGCGGGGCAG AAGACTCACACAGTTCGCAGGGCAGTATTTCGGGAGATG GTCATGGAGGCGTTAATCAACTTGGTGGCGTATTCGTTAATGGTCGCCCACTTCCCGATGTCGTTCGTCAGCGTATTGTGGAGCTGGCCCACAATGGGGTCCGCCCATGTGACATATCACGTCAATTACGGGTTAGTCACGGTTGTGTGTCTAAAATACTTTCAAG ATATTATGAGACTGGTAGTTTTAAAGCTGGTGTTATTGGCGGGTCCAAGCCAAAAGTGGCCACTCCTCCGGTTGTAGATGCAATAGCAAACTATAAACGCGAAAATCCCACAATGTTTGCTTGGGAGATACGAGATCGACTTTTGGCAGAAGCTATATGCTCCCAAGATAATGTTCCCAGCGTTTCTTCGATAAATCG AATTGTAAGGAATAAAGCCGCCGAGAAAGCCAAACACGTacatcatcaccagcagcatcaTGTTTCTCAGAGTCTGGGTGGGGGACATATTGCCACGGAAAGTCTTGACAGCAGCTCAGGAACAATCGGGGAACCGCAGCCACCAACTAGTAATAGCAGTGCTAATTCTGTTAACACAAACGTATCGGCGTCGGCGAGTGTACACGCATCTATTCCAACGTCTGGCACTGATTCTGTCCAAGTTTCAGTCGGTCATATCAACGCCAATAGCAATGAAACCACCCATATAAACTTAACGACTGAACAAAGAACGACTGGATATAGCATAAATGGAATATTGGGAATACAACATGGACACCATTctcacaacaacaataacaacagtagcgtaaacaataacaataatacgGAATCAAGTTGTAAACGCAAAAGAATTGAAGCACATG ATGAGAACCATGACACAAATATACATTCCGATAATGATGATGGAAAACGGCAACGTATGTCAACGTACAGTGGCGATCAACTTTATACCAAT ATTTGGTCAGGAAAATGGTGTATAAAAGATGACCATAAGCTACTTGCCGAGCTAGGCAATTTGACAGCAGGCACCGGAAATTGTCCCGCAACCTACTATGAAGCATCTAACGGATTTTCAACCACCCCGATATCAGGATCTGGTCCCACAGCTTCTGGCAGCGATACGTCTATGCTCTACGACAGTATTACAACGATTTCGCAAACTCAAAGTTCCATTTATACACCAGCAATCGGACCTTCAATTG GTTCGCTTACCCCTTTAGTTCCTATTAGTATGCATGAAATGAAGCTTAGCGCAAATTCAATACAGGAACAAACAGTCCCTCCCTTTTATACAG CTCTAGCATTTGACGGAAACTACACATCAATGACCACTTTGGAACCTTGTTCATCCTTAGTCGGGCAAGAACACATTTTAATGCCCGAAAACTCGGATTCGACTACCCTTTGCCCGATTAGTACTAGGACAGTGCCAGACATTACGGAAACTAATAGTACTCGTATTAAAGAGACCCTGACGAATAGTGATGGAGGCAGCGAAGATAATAATAAGGAACCTGAAAAGTCTAACTCTAATTCGCAATCCAGTGATCATATTGTCTTGCCACATCTGCATCATATAGGAGAAGAGCAATTAAGAGGAAATAGACGATCACACTTAAACACAAGCACGCATCCATCTTCTCTAATACTTCTGCAGCCGAGCGGAGGAAATATCAACCCGTCTGAAAATCGATTAGATGTTGAGCCCAATCTAAGTAATAACGTAGGCCTTTATTCAACACCTACAGTGCTACCAAGTTTTAATCACTACTCCGCAG GCTGCAGCTCGGTTGTACCCGGTTCAGATTACGCCTACAATCCTGCATATACACAGTATGGCGGAGCTTACGGATCCTATGGTTACGGCACTGGAAGTGGCTtgataa ATTCATCCTACTACTACGAAAGCGGACAAACACAATCACCATTAACACAAGATCTGCGTTCACCTTTAGTAGCAACACGCGCAAACTCTCTAGCATCAGCTGCATCACCCGGAAGCGGCAGTGCGTGCACAAAATCCGAATCATCGGACATTTTTCTTGCTTAA
- the LOC6724743 gene encoding paired box protein Pax-2 isoform X8, with amino-acid sequence MLIMDIQTSSHHIHGLGTHELQHRILQPHILHSTQEETLNTSTGQLEHDSQHLQQHHLTHHQQQNVSPTLHNLQNNRTGDNLSTTINTNQNQHGHQQLSGRNMYTSPQLEDKSKANKFDEYSNRTLSTISDANTTTSANNFITQSQGIEWITAMNDIQSGAEDSHSSQGSISGDGHGGVNQLGGVFVNGRPLPDVVRQRIVELAHNGVRPCDISRQLRVSHGCVSKILSRYYETGSFKAGVIGGSKPKVATPPVVDAIANYKRENPTMFAWEIRDRLLAEAICSQDNVPSVSSINRIVRNKAAEKAKHVHHHQQHHVSQSLGGGHIATESLDSSSGTIGEPQPPTSNSSANSVNTNVSASASVHASIPTSGTDSVQVSVGHINANSNETTHINLTTEQRTTGYSINGILGIQHGHHSHNNNNNSSVNNNNNTESSCKRKRIEAHDENHDTNIHSDNDDGKRQRMSTYSGDQLYTNIWSGKWCIKDDHKLLAELGNLTAGTGNCPATYYEASNGFSTTPISGSGPTASGSDTSMLYDSITTISQTQSSIYTPAIGPSIGSLTPLVPISMHEMKLSANSIQEQTVPPFYTGCSSVVPGSDYAYNPAYTQYGGAYGSYGYGTGSGLINSSYYYESGQTQSPLTQDLRSPLVATRANSLASAASPGSGSACTKSESSDIFLA; translated from the exons ATGCTTATAATGGATATACAGACATCGTCACATCATATCCACGGGCTCGGGACACATGAGCTCCAACATCGTATTTTACAGCCACACATTCTACATTCAACTCAAGAAGAAACCCTTAATACAAGTACAGGCCAGCTGGAGCACGATTCGCAGCATCTGCAACAACATCACCTCACTCATCATCAGCAACAGAACGTTTCACCGactttgcataatttacaaaacaaCCGCACTGGTGATAACCTGAGCACTACTATTAATACTAATCAAAATCAGCATGGTCATCAACAACTTTCCGGAAGAAACATGTATACCTCGCCCCAATTGGAAGATAAGTCAAAAG CGAACAAGTTTGATGAGTATTCAAACAGGACACTGAGCACCATTTCGGATGCCAATACGACGACATCTGCAAACAATTTCATAACACAATCCCAAGGAATAGAGTGGATAACAGCCATGAATGATATTCAAAGCGGGGCAG AAGACTCACACAGTTCGCAGGGCAGTATTTCGGGAGATG GTCATGGAGGCGTTAATCAACTTGGTGGCGTATTCGTTAATGGTCGCCCACTTCCCGATGTCGTTCGTCAGCGTATTGTGGAGCTGGCCCACAATGGGGTCCGCCCATGTGACATATCACGTCAATTACGGGTTAGTCACGGTTGTGTGTCTAAAATACTTTCAAG ATATTATGAGACTGGTAGTTTTAAAGCTGGTGTTATTGGCGGGTCCAAGCCAAAAGTGGCCACTCCTCCGGTTGTAGATGCAATAGCAAACTATAAACGCGAAAATCCCACAATGTTTGCTTGGGAGATACGAGATCGACTTTTGGCAGAAGCTATATGCTCCCAAGATAATGTTCCCAGCGTTTCTTCGATAAATCG AATTGTAAGGAATAAAGCCGCCGAGAAAGCCAAACACGTacatcatcaccagcagcatcaTGTTTCTCAGAGTCTGGGTGGGGGACATATTGCCACGGAAAGTCTTGACAGCAGCTCAGGAACAATCGGGGAACCGCAGCCACCAACTAGTAATAGCAGTGCTAATTCTGTTAACACAAACGTATCGGCGTCGGCGAGTGTACACGCATCTATTCCAACGTCTGGCACTGATTCTGTCCAAGTTTCAGTCGGTCATATCAACGCCAATAGCAATGAAACCACCCATATAAACTTAACGACTGAACAAAGAACGACTGGATATAGCATAAATGGAATATTGGGAATACAACATGGACACCATTctcacaacaacaataacaacagtagcgtaaacaataacaataatacgGAATCAAGTTGTAAACGCAAAAGAATTGAAGCACATG ATGAGAACCATGACACAAATATACATTCCGATAATGATGATGGAAAACGGCAACGTATGTCAACGTACAGTGGCGATCAACTTTATACCAAT ATTTGGTCAGGAAAATGGTGTATAAAAGATGACCATAAGCTACTTGCCGAGCTAGGCAATTTGACAGCAGGCACCGGAAATTGTCCCGCAACCTACTATGAAGCATCTAACGGATTTTCAACCACCCCGATATCAGGATCTGGTCCCACAGCTTCTGGCAGCGATACGTCTATGCTCTACGACAGTATTACAACGATTTCGCAAACTCAAAGTTCCATTTATACACCAGCAATCGGACCTTCAATTG GTTCGCTTACCCCTTTAGTTCCTATTAGTATGCATGAAATGAAGCTTAGCGCAAATTCAATACAGGAACAAACAGTCCCTCCCTTTTATACAG GCTGCAGCTCGGTTGTACCCGGTTCAGATTACGCCTACAATCCTGCATATACACAGTATGGCGGAGCTTACGGATCCTATGGTTACGGCACTGGAAGTGGCTtgataa ATTCATCCTACTACTACGAAAGCGGACAAACACAATCACCATTAACACAAGATCTGCGTTCACCTTTAGTAGCAACACGCGCAAACTCTCTAGCATCAGCTGCATCACCCGGAAGCGGCAGTGCGTGCACAAAATCCGAATCATCGGACATTTTTCTTGCTTAA